The nucleotide window AACGTACGGTATTAGATAATATTTTGCTCATTCTTAATATCGATTTGGCGAATGATATTTAAAATTCAGAGGTCTAATTTATGAAAAACTTATCAAAGTGAAAATTAATATTAATTTAATCAGGGTTTTCACGAAACAAGGCTGGGGAAATTACGTATTGTGCATGAATTTTTTTTTTTATATTTTCACAGGCCAAACAAATCGCAAATTATGTCTTCTAACAGGGAAAAAAAATTGAACAAATCTGACGTCAGAATGGGCATTTGGAAGTTTATTCTGTCATTTGTTGTTTTGTCGGTTGTATCTTTTGCTTGCTTATTTCTCTTCTTTAAGAGTTATGATATACAGCGGGAAGGGATCAGCCGTGAAGCTGAAGCCTACAAAGAACTGATGCTTCGAAGTGACGTACTGAAAGATCACATTGATGATATTTACGACAAAATGAACCAGCTTAGTATTAATAAGGTGGAGAATGAAGTGTTTCTCAGAACCAATATTATGGATAATGTGAGAGATGCCAAAAACATTATGGGTAAAGACAGTGTGGAGAGCTTTAAGCATTATGCCGTACTCATGAAACAGATTGTACCTATGATGAACTTAAAAGCTAAGATCATTGAGGTAGAGTATCAGAAGAAAAGTATCATAAGGGATCTGGATGAATGTATGGGTAAGATAAGAGTGACGAACAATGAGCTTAGAAAAGATCCTACAAGAAATTTCACAGGAAGTAAAAGAAGAAGATAAAAAGAAAAGATATGCAGGGACAAATCACATTATCTAAGAAAGAAAGGCATTATCAGTTTTTTTATTTAATACTGATGCTGGTGACAGCCATGTTGTTTTTGGGAGTAATCTTTTTAAAAGGATTCCAGTCTCCCTTTTCTGATGAAGATGTAAGAGGAATTCAGAATCTTGAACAGAAAGCTGCGTTTGAAAAACATCAGAAAATTGTTCTTCCTATCATGGACAGTACTTATACCATGATCAGCAAACTTACCGATGACGGTCCACAACCTTTCATGGAAAACAATATTCAGCTGGGCGTTAATGACCTTAACAGCTATTTCAACAGTACAGACGTTGTGGATATCCGTAAGGATGCCTATCCTCAGATTGC belongs to Chryseobacterium gleum and includes:
- a CDS encoding type VI secretion system transmembrane protein TssO, which gives rise to MQGQITLSKKERHYQFFYLILMLVTAMLFLGVIFLKGFQSPFSDEDVRGIQNLEQKAAFEKHQKIVLPIMDSTYTMISKLTDDGPQPFMENNIQLGVNDLNSYFNSTDVVDIRKDAYPQIAKFYKMYFEDKKVLSTASEDIKIFQKQVDECRIGFKDKQNKLYQREQDLKARMQ
- the tssO gene encoding type VI secretion system TssO, with the protein product MSSNREKKLNKSDVRMGIWKFILSFVVLSVVSFACLFLFFKSYDIQREGISREAEAYKELMLRSDVLKDHIDDIYDKMNQLSINKVENEVFLRTNIMDNVRDAKNIMGKDSVESFKHYAVLMKQIVPMMNLKAKIIEVEYQKKSIIRDLDECMGKIRVTNNELRKDPTRNFTGSKRRR